The Desulfomonilaceae bacterium genomic interval TCATGAAGGACGAAATGTTGAGGAAGCGGGACCTTCAACTCCGGTAGAAATTCAGGGATTTGCAAGTGTTCCAGACGCGGGAGAAATTCTTATGGTTGTCGAGGAAGAAAAACTTGCTCGACAAATCGGCGCGCAAAGGATGATCAAACATCGTGAAGACGAAGCCGCTTCGACCAGCCCCGCATCATTGGAAGAACTCATAGCCCGTATGCAAACTGAAGAAGTTAAAGAACTCAATTTAATTGTCAAAGGCGACGTTCAGGGTTCGGTTGAGGCTGTAAAAGAAGCATTGTTGGGGATTCCCTCACAGGAAATCAAACTCAAGGTAATTCACGGTGGAGTAGGAGCTATAAATGAAACGGATGTGATGCTGGCCAGCGCATCCAACGCCATTATTATCGGGTTCAATGTTCGTCCGACACCAAAAACAACCCACCTGGCTGAAGAGGAAAAAGTTGATGTCCGGATGTACACTATAATCTATGACGCTATTGAGGATGTCCGTCGAGCAATCGAGGGCATGCTGTCTCCCATAGAAAAAGAAACTGTTGTTGGTCGAGCCGAGGTCAGGCAAACCTTCTCGGTCGGCAAAGTTGTTATGATAGCTGGATGTCATGTTGTTTCCGGCAAAATCGAGAGATCCAATCAAATCAGGCTTCTTAGAGACAATGTTGTCGTTCATCAGGGCAAGATATCTTCAATGAAACGTTTCAAGGAAGATGTTAAGGAAGCGCTTGAAGGTTATGAATGTGGAATTGGAATCGAGAATTACCGTGATGTCAAGGTTGGAGATGTTATCGAAGCTTTCGTCGTGGAACGTGAATCGGCAAAACTAGCGCAGTAGTTTTCATTTACTTCCGCCTAACAAAAGAGGATCAAACGGCTGGCGCGGTAGAGGCTATGTTCGTGGGTGTGGGATTTATTAGAATAATGATTCATCAGTCGTCTTCTTTGAAAGACAAACGGAAAGTAATCAAAAGTATATTGGGCAAGGTTCGTTCCAAATTCGATGTTTCCATTGCGGAAGTCGATGATAACGATAAATGGCAGATATCCTCTTTGGGAATGGCTGTAGTTTCCAACGACTCCAGTCATGCTCATAAGATGCTTGAGACAGTCAACGATTACATTGAGAATTTATACCTGGCTGAAGTAACAAGCTTTAACATCGAGATTCTGCCATTTGGGGAATTCCTTTAGTATTTGTTCCACCCTTATTTCAACCCCACAAGAGCATTAAGGATAAATCCATTCTCATGCCACATTTCAGAAAAGAAAGAGTTTCAGAACTTTTGAAACAGACCATATGTGAAATTTTGAGCCATGACGTCAAAGATCCTCGGGTTGAAGACGTTACTATAACAGAGGTGCGCCTGAGCCCTGACCTTAAATCCGCAAGGATTTTCTTTTCGTGTCTTGCCGATAAAGAAATTGACTCTCATACCAAGGGCCTGATAAAAGCCGAGGGCTTTATACGACATCGTCTGAAAGAAGAATTAGACCTCAAATATATACCTATGTTGACATTTTGTTATGACTCTTCCTTCGATCACTCCTTAAAGATTTCAAAGATTCTCAAAGAAATCGAGACAACCACAGTCAATGAAAATGATTGATCAAGTAGCGGGTATTATTAGGGACTTCCATGATTTTTATATAATGACTCATGTTAATCCTGATGGTGACGCTATCGGTTCTCTTTTAGGAATGTATTTGGCTCTTAAGGAAAATGGCAAAATCGCCATTCCCGTTGTAGGCGCAGAATTTCCTCAACTTTTTAAATTTCTGCCCGGATCCGGAAATACAGTAATCGGATTTGACTCAGTTGGCTTCAGGCCATCTCATATTATCGCTCTTGACGTCGCCGCGGAAAACAGAATTTCCCCTGAAATTGGCGATCTTAGAAAATCAGCAAAGCTTGTCAACGTAGACCATCATCCTACAAATCCTCGATATGGAGATTACAACTACGTTCTCCCATCTGCGAATTCGACTACCCAACTAGTTTATCAAATACTTAAACGGGCGGAATACCGTGTGAGCCCAGATGTGGCGAAATGTTTGTATACCGGATTGGTTACAGACACTGGCTGTTTCAAGTTTGCCGGAGTTACAAGTGAAACTTTTGAACTCGCCGCAAGACTATTGGAACTCGGTGTGGACAATTATGAGATTACCAGGAAGCTTTTCGAAGAATTTCCAGAGTCGAGACTCTCTCTGGAGAGATTGATTATTGAAAGGCTGGAAGTACTTTTGAATGGGAAGTTGGTCCTGAGTTACATTGATTTTGAAGATTATCAAAAATTAGGCGCGTCGATGTCTGAGGGGGAAAGCTTAGTGAACAGACTTCGCGAGACGCGTGGAGTTGAAGTCGGTGGTCTGATTACAAAATTATCAGAAAACCTCTATAAGGTCAGTCTCCGTTCGAAGGGATTCGTCAACGTAGCTACTGTAGCTTCAGTCTTGGGTGGAGGAGGACATTCTCGGGCTGCCGGACTCAAAGTTTCTATGTCACGTGAAGAGATTCGGGAAAGATTGATAAAGTTAATAGATTCATCCCTAAATTCTTCAGCCACATAAAACATCACAGCATTTTAATTCTCAACAAACATCCGGTTGACAATCTGAAAAGAGCGGTAAAATATTCTGAGTTCCCATTTGAAAACCGGATAGTTCAGGGATTGTTTTAAGCGCGGCCCTAATGGCCTCTCCCACATCACTTACGAAATGTAAAACAAGGCCGTCTGTCACGTTATCCTTGAAGGACCTCACCTGAGGAAAGTTTCTTGAGGGTAGAATGACTTCTTTTACTCCAGCCCTCTTGGCTGCAAGAAGTTTCTCTTTTATTCCGCCTACCGGTAAAATTCTACCGTGCAAAGTAATCTCCCCGGTCATAGCAACATCCCTTCTCACTGCGGCCCCGGTAAAAAAAGAGGCAAGGGCTACTGCTATTGTGACTCCCGCTGATGGACCGTCTTTGGGGATTGCCCCAGAAGGAACATGAACATGAAGATCTGTATTTGTAAGGCGCTTCTGATCTAATCCGAAAAACTCGCCGAGGTGTCTAAGGCAGCTCAAGGCCGCCCTTGCGGACTCTTGCATCACATCACCCAAACTACCCGTGAGAATTAGTCCCTGATGCCCGCTGAATCCCGTAACTTCAACAAATATAATCTCTCCCCCGTTCTCGGTCCAAGCCAAACCTGTGGACACCCCTACCCTATCTATGTCTTCACAAAGCTCCAAATAATATTTTGGAGCCCCGAGGAAATCTTCCACCTTCGACGGGTCTATAATTTTGTTAAGAGGTTGTCCCTGAGTTATTTGGAGAGCAATTTTCCTGTACACGGAGTTTATTTCTCGCTCTAGGCTTCTGACTCCAGCCTCTTTTGTGTACCCACTTATTAATTTTCTTATGGCCGGCTCATCGAATTCTATTCTATAGTCCTTTACACCGGTTTGTTCCTGAGCTTTTGGAATCAGAAACAATTCCGCTATCTTCTTTTTCTCTTCGTCTGTATATCCTGATATCGTGATAATTTCCATTCTATCCCTAAGAGCTCTGGGAATAGAATCAACCTGATTGGCCGTAGCTACGAACATGACTTTACTGAGATCAAAAGGAAGGTCAATGTAATGATCCATGAAACTCGAATTTTGTTCAGGGTCCAACACTTCTAACAACGCACTCGCTGGATCTCCTCGATAGTCCTGCCCCAGCTTGTCAATTTCATCAAGCATAAAGACAGGGTTGCTCGTCCCGGCCCTTTTTATTTCCTGAATAATCCGTCCAGGCATAGCTCCGATATACGTTCTCCTGTGCCCCCGGATTTCGGCTTCATCTCTAATCCCTCCTAATGACACACGGATGAATTTACGTCCCATTGAGCGAGCTATCGAACGACCGAGGGATGTCTTCCCAACTCCCGGAGGACCGACAAGGCACAATATAGGTCCTTTATTGTCTACATTGAGTTTTCTTACGGCAAGAAACTCGAGTATTCGTTCTTTGACAACCTTCAGGTCGTGATGGTCCTCGTCGAGGATCTTTCTGGCGCGAACAACATCTAGGTGATCTTTAGTCAATTTATCCCAGGGCAAACTTGTCAGGACTTCCACATAAGTCCTTGCAACAATGTGCTCTGGCGAGTGAGGAGGTATCCTTTCAAGACGTTGGATCTCCTTGGTAACTGCTTCAGCTACGTCCGCCGGCATACCGGTTTCTCTTACCTTGAGTTGAAATCCGCGGATTTCAGCCAAGTGCGGGTCCTCATCCACGCTGAAATCTTTCTGGAACGTCTTGAAAGCCTGTCTGGGGTCCGGTTCGAATGATTTCCTAAGACCAGATGGGGACCCTGCCGTTTCCGAGGTAACCACAGTATTGCAGACAAAATTGTCTATGTCGGCTTTCAGATATGCTATGGATTTCCGTAGCCTAGTCGATGGATTCAAAATTTCTAGAAGATCCTGCTTGGAGTCAGACTTGATTGATAGTTGGGCAGAGATTAGATCGGACAGTTCTCCAATGTCACCGGCTCGTTCTATCGCCTTTAATACTTGAGAGCTAACGGTTTTACCAAGCGCCTCAGCCATTTTGTATAAACTCAATACACTCGTGACTAAAGCGTCATGGACATCATTGTCACCATTCTTTTCTTCTATGAGGCCTACCTCGGCCGTGAAGTAGGGTTCATTTCTCACCTTGCTTATCAAACGTACCCTACATAGGCCTTCAGCCACCGCTCTTACACCGCCGGTCTCGACGGAAACTATATTGTCTACCCGGGCGAGCGCCCCAACAGGCGCCAGTTCCTCACTCCATATCCCAATTCGGCTCCGAGATTTCTGATAAAAAAGCCCTACTAGATTTGAACCGCCCTGCAGCGATTCAAC includes:
- a CDS encoding DUF503 domain-containing protein, whose translation is MFVGVGFIRIMIHQSSSLKDKRKVIKSILGKVRSKFDVSIAEVDDNDKWQISSLGMAVVSNDSSHAHKMLETVNDYIENLYLAEVTSFNIEILPFGEFL
- the rbfA gene encoding 30S ribosome-binding factor RbfA — its product is MPHFRKERVSELLKQTICEILSHDVKDPRVEDVTITEVRLSPDLKSARIFFSCLADKEIDSHTKGLIKAEGFIRHRLKEELDLKYIPMLTFCYDSSFDHSLKISKILKEIETTTVNEND
- a CDS encoding bifunctional oligoribonuclease/PAP phosphatase NrnA → MKMIDQVAGIIRDFHDFYIMTHVNPDGDAIGSLLGMYLALKENGKIAIPVVGAEFPQLFKFLPGSGNTVIGFDSVGFRPSHIIALDVAAENRISPEIGDLRKSAKLVNVDHHPTNPRYGDYNYVLPSANSTTQLVYQILKRAEYRVSPDVAKCLYTGLVTDTGCFKFAGVTSETFELAARLLELGVDNYEITRKLFEEFPESRLSLERLIIERLEVLLNGKLVLSYIDFEDYQKLGASMSEGESLVNRLRETRGVEVGGLITKLSENLYKVSLRSKGFVNVATVASVLGGGGHSRAAGLKVSMSREEIRERLIKLIDSSLNSSAT
- the lon gene encoding endopeptidase La is translated as MKSLKSVGKFPAVVPILPLRDMVIFPNTEIPLFLKGAKVVKLVESLQGGSNLVGLFYQKSRSRIGIWSEELAPVGALARVDNIVSVETGGVRAVAEGLCRVRLISKVRNEPYFTAEVGLIEEKNGDNDVHDALVTSVLSLYKMAEALGKTVSSQVLKAIERAGDIGELSDLISAQLSIKSDSKQDLLEILNPSTRLRKSIAYLKADIDNFVCNTVVTSETAGSPSGLRKSFEPDPRQAFKTFQKDFSVDEDPHLAEIRGFQLKVRETGMPADVAEAVTKEIQRLERIPPHSPEHIVARTYVEVLTSLPWDKLTKDHLDVVRARKILDEDHHDLKVVKERILEFLAVRKLNVDNKGPILCLVGPPGVGKTSLGRSIARSMGRKFIRVSLGGIRDEAEIRGHRRTYIGAMPGRIIQEIKRAGTSNPVFMLDEIDKLGQDYRGDPASALLEVLDPEQNSSFMDHYIDLPFDLSKVMFVATANQVDSIPRALRDRMEIITISGYTDEEKKKIAELFLIPKAQEQTGVKDYRIEFDEPAIRKLISGYTKEAGVRSLEREINSVYRKIALQITQGQPLNKIIDPSKVEDFLGAPKYYLELCEDIDRVGVSTGLAWTENGGEIIFVEVTGFSGHQGLILTGSLGDVMQESARAALSCLRHLGEFFGLDQKRLTNTDLHVHVPSGAIPKDGPSAGVTIAVALASFFTGAAVRRDVAMTGEITLHGRILPVGGIKEKLLAAKRAGVKEVILPSRNFPQVRSFKDNVTDGLVLHFVSDVGEAIRAALKTIPELSGFQMGTQNILPLFSDCQPDVC